Proteins from one Amycolatopsis benzoatilytica AK 16/65 genomic window:
- a CDS encoding Uma2 family endonuclease produces the protein MTAEMIAPAWMHKQITAEQYDSWSAEQCAGIEVVDGMVVVSPSASKRHNRMARMLANALDAAAGPDWNADTDFDVRLRDVPLTNRRPDVTVYRAETLDLSPTRPEHVLLVVEVVSPGSETTDRIVKTDQYAKAGIPFYWRVEQAAIGMPVVYTYVLDPASRAYRDGPVHTGRVEAAAPFSVTVDLGSI, from the coding sequence ATGACTGCCGAGATGATCGCGCCCGCCTGGATGCACAAGCAGATCACCGCAGAGCAGTACGACTCGTGGTCCGCCGAGCAGTGCGCCGGTATCGAAGTCGTAGACGGGATGGTCGTCGTGAGCCCGAGCGCTTCCAAGCGCCACAACCGGATGGCCCGGATGCTGGCCAATGCCCTCGACGCCGCCGCCGGACCGGACTGGAACGCCGACACCGACTTCGATGTGCGGCTCCGGGACGTCCCGCTGACCAATCGCCGCCCGGACGTCACGGTCTACCGCGCAGAGACCCTCGACCTCTCGCCTACCCGGCCCGAACACGTGCTGCTGGTCGTCGAGGTGGTGTCACCCGGCTCGGAAACCACCGACCGGATCGTCAAGACTGATCAGTACGCCAAGGCAGGCATTCCCTTCTACTGGCGAGTCGAGCAAGCTGCAATCGGCATGCCGGTCGTGTACACGTACGTGCTCGACCCGGCGAGTCGCGCTTACCGGGACGGCCCCGTCCACACCGGCAGGGTGGAGGCAGCCGCACCTTTTTCCGTGACGGTGGACCTCGGCTCGATCTGA
- a CDS encoding MFS transporter, which translates to MDETRRARVAVSVVFAVCGAAFATWAARIPAAQAKLGMGPAELGIGLFGLAAGSVVALLGAGPLITKIGSRRGVECGATVLCAGLPLVAFAPDVPLFVAALVVLGVGNSLLDVSMNAHAARVEEAYGRPIFAGFHAFWNIGGLAGSGVGALMETWRVPIETHFTAVGAALLALGVLAASQFLRGADRGQGEAAFALPSKALIPLGVIAFCGFVAEGTVNDWSAVYLREVATASAAVASLGYFAFSITMIGIRTVADRIVERVGGVLFMRVAAAVTVSDSCWWWRFRWPRSGWPASRWSGSACPASCRSRGARQGAKSPPRRAGRSRPSRLAGTWAFSSDRCW; encoded by the coding sequence ATGGACGAGACGCGGCGCGCTCGCGTAGCGGTTTCGGTGGTCTTCGCGGTCTGCGGTGCGGCATTCGCGACGTGGGCGGCGAGGATCCCGGCGGCGCAGGCGAAACTCGGCATGGGCCCGGCAGAGCTCGGGATCGGGTTGTTCGGGCTCGCCGCCGGTTCGGTCGTCGCGCTGCTGGGCGCGGGGCCGTTGATCACGAAGATCGGCAGCCGCCGCGGGGTGGAATGCGGAGCGACCGTGCTGTGCGCGGGGCTGCCGCTGGTCGCGTTCGCGCCGGACGTGCCGTTGTTCGTTGCCGCGCTCGTGGTGCTGGGGGTCGGCAACAGCTTGCTGGACGTCTCGATGAACGCGCACGCCGCGCGCGTCGAAGAGGCTTATGGGCGGCCGATTTTCGCCGGTTTCCACGCGTTCTGGAACATCGGCGGACTGGCTGGCTCCGGCGTCGGCGCGCTGATGGAAACGTGGCGGGTGCCGATCGAAACGCACTTCACCGCGGTCGGCGCGGCGCTGCTCGCGCTGGGGGTGCTGGCGGCTTCCCAGTTCCTGCGGGGTGCGGATCGAGGACAGGGCGAGGCGGCGTTCGCTTTGCCCAGCAAGGCATTGATCCCGCTGGGGGTGATCGCGTTCTGCGGTTTTGTCGCCGAAGGCACGGTGAACGACTGGAGCGCGGTCTACCTCCGGGAGGTCGCCACGGCGAGCGCGGCGGTCGCGTCGCTGGGCTACTTCGCGTTCTCCATCACGATGATCGGCATCCGCACGGTGGCCGACCGGATCGTGGAACGCGTCGGCGGCGTGCTGTTCATGCGAGTGGCGGCCGCGGTGACGGTCTCGGATTCCTGCTGGTGGTGGCGGTTCCGGTGGCCGCGGTCGGGGTGGCCGGCTTCGCGGTGGTCGGGCTCGGCGTGTCCGGCATCGTGCCGCTCGCGTGGAGCGCGGCAGGGCGCAAAGAGCCCGCCGCGCCGGGCCGGGCGATCGCGGCCGTCGCGGCTTGCGGGTACCTGGGCTTTCTCGTCGGACCGGTGCTGGTGA
- a CDS encoding trypsin-like serine peptidase, which produces MIRRLVGAAIAVAATFALVTAPEASAATTTFTGAVALSNCSGSVVKPAATPMSAPALVLTNGHCLESGFPQPGQVIVGQSSNRSFQLMSPDGQSSVGTVRAKKVVYSTMTDTDVTLYQLTDTYAGIQQKYQVPPLELVNSHPQAGTGIDVVSGYWKQIYSCSIDGFVHELHEGDWVWKDSIRYTPGCATIGGTSGSPIVDRATGKVIGVNNTANEDGQRCTVNNPCEVDESGNVTVRPDYKYGEETYGIPACLTAANEIALDQQGCTLPKP; this is translated from the coding sequence ATGATCCGCCGACTGGTAGGCGCCGCGATTGCCGTCGCAGCGACGTTTGCGCTGGTCACCGCGCCCGAAGCGAGCGCGGCGACGACGACCTTCACCGGGGCCGTAGCGCTGTCCAACTGTTCCGGTTCGGTCGTGAAACCGGCCGCGACGCCGATGAGCGCGCCCGCGCTGGTGCTGACGAACGGGCACTGCCTCGAATCCGGTTTCCCCCAACCGGGCCAGGTCATCGTCGGGCAAAGCTCGAACCGCTCGTTCCAGCTGATGTCACCGGACGGGCAGAGCTCGGTGGGCACGGTGCGGGCGAAGAAGGTCGTCTACTCGACGATGACCGACACCGACGTCACGCTCTACCAGCTCACCGACACCTACGCGGGCATCCAGCAGAAGTACCAGGTCCCGCCGCTGGAGCTGGTGAACAGCCACCCGCAGGCGGGCACCGGGATCGACGTCGTGTCCGGCTACTGGAAGCAGATCTACTCCTGCTCGATCGACGGTTTCGTGCACGAGCTGCACGAGGGCGACTGGGTCTGGAAGGACTCGATCCGCTACACGCCGGGCTGCGCGACCATCGGCGGCACGTCCGGCTCGCCGATCGTCGACCGCGCCACCGGCAAGGTCATCGGGGTGAACAACACGGCCAACGAGGACGGCCAGCGCTGCACCGTGAACAACCCGTGCGAGGTCGACGAGTCGGGCAACGTCACGGTGCGCCCGGACTACAAGTACGGAGAAGAGACCTACGGGATCCCGGCCTGCCTGACCGCGGCCAATGAGATCGCGCTCGACCAGCAGGGCTGCACCCTGCCGAAGCCGTAA
- the topA gene encoding type I DNA topoisomerase, whose product MSGEQDSVAAARTKKSGTGGSGAGLRRLVIVESPTKARKIAPYLGGDYVVESSVGHIRDLPRGAADVPAQYKGESWARLGVDIDNDFKPLYIVTPDKKSKVTELKGLLKDVDELYLATDPDREGEAIAWHLLETLKPKVPVRRMVFHEVTEQAIQAAAAATRELDADLVDAQETRRILDRLYGYEVSPVLWKKVMPKLSAGRVQSVATRIVVERERERMRFTSASYWDISATMDAGAEASPRNFPARLVSVDGARLATGRDFDSNGQLKGSTAEIRVLGESDARALAQGLQNRDFKVASVEEKPYTRKPYAPFMTSTLQQEAGRKLRFTSERTMRVAQKLYENGYITYMRTDSTTLSESAITAARSQATQLYGKEYVSPSPRQYTRKVKNAQEAHEAIRPSGEVFRTPGQVAKELDTDEFRLYEMIWQRTIASQMADAKGTTMSVRIIGTAATGEECTFAASGRTITFAGFLKAYVEAVDTEAGGEADDKQSRLPVLTKDQALTAPELSADGHSTSPPARYSEPSLVSKLEELGIGRPSTYASIIKTIQDRGYVWKKGSALVPSWVAFAVIGLLERHFERLVDYNFTAGLEDELDRIASGDEHRVEWLSKFYFGGDFGVEGSVGRLGGLKKLVDGSVEGIDAREINSIPMFSDADGRQVVVRVGRYGPYLEREVNGESQRANLPEDLPPDELSAELAEKLFATPQEGRVLGTDPVSGHEIVAKEGRFGPYVTELLPEPELPEDATAAQKKAAKAKLPKPRTGSLFKSMSVETVTLDDALKLLSLPRVVGKDPESGDEITAQNGRYGPYLKKGTDSRSIQTEDQLFSITLEEALKIYSEPKQRGRSATAKPPLKELGDDPVSGKPMVVKDGRFGPYVTDGEYNATLRKSDSIEELTAERAAELLAEKRAKGPAPKKRTTTRKAPAKSTATKTTAAKKTTAAKTTAAKSTTAAAKKAPAKRTSTATKTK is encoded by the coding sequence ATGAGTGGAGAGCAGGACAGCGTGGCAGCAGCACGGACCAAGAAGAGCGGCACCGGGGGCAGCGGTGCCGGACTCCGGCGGCTGGTGATCGTCGAGTCGCCGACCAAGGCCCGCAAGATCGCCCCCTACCTCGGCGGCGACTACGTCGTCGAGTCCTCCGTCGGGCACATCCGGGACCTGCCCCGTGGCGCCGCCGACGTCCCCGCGCAGTACAAGGGCGAGTCCTGGGCGCGTCTCGGCGTCGACATCGACAACGACTTCAAGCCGCTGTACATCGTCACGCCGGACAAGAAGTCCAAGGTCACCGAGCTGAAGGGGCTGCTCAAGGACGTCGACGAGCTCTACCTCGCGACGGACCCCGACCGCGAGGGCGAGGCCATCGCCTGGCACTTGCTGGAGACCTTGAAGCCCAAGGTTCCGGTGCGCCGGATGGTCTTCCACGAGGTCACCGAGCAGGCCATCCAGGCCGCCGCCGCGGCCACCCGCGAGCTGGACGCCGACCTGGTCGACGCGCAGGAAACCCGTCGAATCCTCGACCGCCTCTACGGCTACGAGGTCTCGCCGGTGCTGTGGAAGAAAGTCATGCCGAAGCTGTCGGCGGGCCGGGTGCAGTCCGTCGCGACGCGGATCGTCGTGGAGCGCGAGCGCGAGCGGATGCGCTTCACGTCGGCGTCGTACTGGGACATCTCGGCGACGATGGACGCGGGTGCCGAGGCTTCGCCGCGCAACTTCCCCGCTCGCCTGGTGTCGGTCGACGGCGCGCGCTTGGCGACCGGTCGTGACTTCGACTCGAACGGCCAGCTCAAGGGCTCGACCGCGGAGATCCGGGTGCTCGGCGAGTCCGACGCGCGGGCGCTGGCTCAGGGCCTGCAGAACCGTGACTTCAAGGTCGCGAGCGTCGAGGAGAAGCCGTACACGCGCAAGCCGTACGCGCCGTTCATGACCTCCACGCTGCAGCAGGAGGCGGGCCGCAAGCTGCGCTTCACTTCTGAGCGCACCATGCGGGTCGCGCAGAAGCTGTACGAGAACGGTTACATCACCTATATGCGTACCGACTCCACGACGCTGTCGGAGTCGGCGATCACCGCCGCGCGCAGCCAGGCGACGCAGCTGTACGGCAAGGAATACGTCTCGCCGTCGCCGCGCCAGTACACCCGCAAGGTGAAGAACGCGCAGGAAGCGCACGAGGCGATCCGGCCGTCGGGCGAGGTGTTCCGGACGCCGGGCCAGGTCGCGAAAGAGCTGGACACCGACGAGTTCCGGCTGTACGAGATGATCTGGCAGCGCACCATCGCTTCGCAGATGGCGGACGCGAAGGGCACCACGATGTCGGTGCGCATCATCGGCACCGCCGCGACCGGCGAGGAGTGCACCTTCGCCGCTTCAGGCCGCACGATCACCTTCGCCGGCTTCCTGAAGGCATATGTCGAGGCGGTCGACACCGAGGCCGGCGGCGAAGCGGACGACAAGCAGAGCCGTCTGCCGGTGCTGACCAAGGACCAGGCCCTGACCGCGCCGGAGCTGTCCGCCGACGGCCACTCGACGTCGCCGCCCGCGCGCTACTCCGAGCCGAGCCTGGTCAGCAAGCTGGAAGAGCTGGGCATCGGCCGCCCGTCGACGTACGCCTCGATCATCAAGACCATCCAGGACCGCGGCTACGTGTGGAAGAAGGGCTCCGCCCTGGTCCCGTCGTGGGTCGCGTTCGCGGTGATCGGCCTGCTGGAGCGGCACTTCGAGCGGCTGGTGGACTACAACTTCACCGCCGGCCTCGAGGACGAGCTGGACCGCATCGCCAGCGGCGACGAGCACCGTGTCGAATGGCTGTCGAAGTTCTACTTCGGCGGCGACTTCGGCGTGGAGGGCTCGGTCGGCCGGCTCGGCGGGCTGAAGAAGCTGGTGGACGGCAGCGTCGAGGGGATCGACGCGCGCGAGATCAACTCGATCCCGATGTTCAGCGACGCCGACGGGCGGCAGGTCGTGGTGCGCGTCGGCCGATACGGGCCGTACCTGGAGCGTGAGGTCAACGGCGAGTCGCAGCGCGCGAACCTGCCTGAGGACCTGCCGCCGGACGAGCTGTCGGCGGAGCTGGCGGAGAAGCTGTTCGCGACGCCGCAGGAAGGCCGGGTGCTGGGCACCGATCCGGTCAGCGGGCACGAGATCGTGGCGAAGGAAGGCCGCTTCGGCCCGTACGTCACGGAGCTGCTGCCTGAGCCGGAGCTGCCTGAGGACGCCACCGCGGCGCAGAAGAAGGCCGCGAAGGCGAAGCTGCCGAAGCCGCGTACTGGCTCGCTGTTCAAGTCGATGTCCGTCGAGACGGTCACGCTCGACGACGCGCTGAAGCTGCTTTCGCTGCCGCGCGTGGTGGGCAAGGACCCGGAGTCGGGCGACGAGATCACCGCGCAGAACGGGCGCTACGGGCCGTACCTGAAGAAGGGCACGGACTCGCGCTCGATCCAGACCGAGGACCAGTTGTTCTCGATCACGCTGGAAGAGGCGCTGAAGATCTACTCGGAGCCGAAGCAGCGCGGCCGGTCCGCGACGGCGAAGCCGCCGCTCAAGGAACTGGGCGACGACCCGGTGTCGGGTAAGCCGATGGTGGTCAAGGACGGTCGCTTCGGCCCGTACGTGACCGACGGCGAGTACAACGCGACGCTGCGGAAGTCCGACAGCATCGAGGAACTCACCGCGGAACGCGCGGCCGAGCTGCTGGCGGAGAAGCGCGCGAAGGGCCCGGCGCCGAAGAAGCGCACGACGACGCGCAAGGCTCCGGCGAAGTCCACGGCGACGAAGACGACGGCGGCCAAGAAGACGACTGCCGCCAAGACCACCGCCGCGAAGTCGACTACGGCGGCTGCGAAGAAGGCGCCTGCGAAGCGGACTAGCACCGCGACGAAGACGAAGTAG
- a CDS encoding ESX secretion-associated protein EspG, protein MFNDGVSSSAPVVFDVIDEVIGPLRAEMPQRPSVMEFYDPHFEVPPVLAEEEPAGAASGRSLAEEVRQSFGPMLGAGLAEEVEQYTRFVAGMAAVGLAEEGRVTAEAVELYRVLRGGFIRGVVTGVFPASEEPWEVRFFGDEDFTTVMSKLGRRARLRSGMLSALPGWVFDGLPDRPPGPGPAVRIETDGSGLIPPSAGGELDVIRAAVARPRLGTVLVDLAVRDAVLAEYPHGAFGLVDNDQGRYQFRAAPKGGGGWVVTWSPATRGTAEAWIVEAVRSHA, encoded by the coding sequence GTGTTCAATGACGGGGTGAGCAGTTCAGCGCCCGTCGTCTTCGACGTCATCGACGAGGTCATCGGACCGCTGCGGGCCGAGATGCCGCAGCGGCCTTCGGTGATGGAGTTCTACGACCCGCACTTCGAGGTGCCGCCCGTGCTGGCCGAGGAGGAGCCCGCCGGGGCGGCGTCGGGCCGGAGCCTGGCCGAGGAGGTCCGCCAGTCGTTCGGGCCGATGCTCGGTGCCGGCCTGGCCGAGGAGGTGGAGCAGTACACCCGGTTCGTCGCCGGAATGGCCGCGGTGGGCCTGGCCGAGGAAGGCAGGGTCACCGCCGAGGCGGTCGAGCTCTACCGGGTGCTGCGCGGCGGCTTCATCCGCGGCGTGGTCACCGGGGTGTTCCCGGCGAGCGAGGAGCCGTGGGAGGTCCGGTTCTTCGGCGACGAGGACTTCACCACGGTGATGAGCAAACTGGGCCGCCGCGCGCGGCTGCGGTCCGGAATGCTCAGCGCCTTGCCCGGATGGGTCTTCGACGGGCTGCCGGACCGTCCGCCGGGCCCCGGCCCCGCGGTGCGGATCGAGACCGACGGCAGCGGCCTCATCCCGCCTTCGGCCGGAGGAGAACTGGACGTGATCCGCGCCGCGGTCGCCCGCCCGCGGCTGGGCACCGTGCTGGTGGACCTGGCAGTGCGAGACGCCGTGCTGGCCGAATATCCGCACGGAGCTTTCGGCCTGGTGGACAACGACCAGGGCAGATACCAGTTCCGAGCCGCCCCGAAAGGCGGCGGCGGGTGGGTGGTGACGTGGTCGCCGGCCACCAGGGGGACCGCGGAGGCGTGGATCGTGGAGGCGGTGCGGAGTCATGCGTGA